Sequence from the Thunnus maccoyii chromosome 22, fThuMac1.1, whole genome shotgun sequence genome:
cagctgcaatTCTCCATTGAAGCGAACCGGTTGTCTGCCAGCAGGCATGTGAAAGAAACTCTGCGACAGGCCTCTCtctgagtgcatgtgtgtttaaaaatgttccaGATGTTTGATATGAAGCGGTTTTACATGTGATAGAAAGAACCACAAGTTTTAAGTCAGATATGAAGTAACCACAGAAAAAGATCAAGAGGTTGCAGAAAATCTATAAATATCCTTATAAAGATCAAGATAATTCTCTCACTGCTTTCACTCCAGTCAGCCTTATAACATCAACTTTTGTCTGAGATGGGTGTTTCTGTGCTTGTAAACTGgtctttctctctgctccttTTTCAAGTAAACATAACTAAGACTGgagataaatatgtttttctactGATAGAACCTGTCGGTGGTCACAGCAAGAGCAGGAGACGACATGGACAAGATGAGGaagggaggagatgagagaaaaaatacagcaaaaattaGTTTATACTTCAACAACAGCctattgtttttaaataaattgacaGAATGCCTTAAAATGTAAGAAACCTACATGTTCAGAGAATGAAAATTAAAGGTAATTTTCAATTATTCGTGTCTGTAACAGATCTCCACGTCATGTTTTTGGATGTTTCGGTAGCTCGGCGTGGTAACGACTGAGCAGCGTTTGTGTCATGCGTTCACTTGTGAGGAAAATCAGTTTAACAGTTTTACAATGCTTTCTCTGTAGTGCCATGACATAAATTAATTTAAGCATAGAAGAAAGCTGAAAGAGGAAGCAGTGCGGCTCAGTTTTTAGGTAAAGGGTTTATTGTTAGTCTCTAGTCTGCCGCTATGGCTTCtaaatcagaaaaaacacacactcccaACATGCTTTTCTACGTCATTAATTTCACCAAAAGTGAGTGTCAACTCATCCTCAATCACGCTTTGAcctacagctgcaacgattagttgatcagTTTTTAATCTATTTTGCTAATTGATTCATCGTTTTTGTCACTTTGCTAAAATTgtctggttccagcctctcaaatgaatataatataacacAAATGAATAGTTTCTGGTTgttcttctatgacagtaaactgaaaatctttgcattgtggactgtttgtcgagacaaagacatttgaggatgtcatctcaAATGTCAATTGTCaacaactaatcgattcattgagaaaacaaatcaacagattaatcgacaATGAAGATAACCGTTAGTTGCGGCCGTACTTTGACTAAATATTCATGGTTTCCACCTACTTCCCTTCTTGCATTAACTGCACATTCATGTCTCTTTAGAGCTCGACAGATAAACGATCAGGCCGATTAATTGGCCGATATTAGCAGGTGTCGCAGGTATATCAGTATTGGTGTAAATGGCAGCTGATAAGTGACAAGAAACTGCGGGACAGAAACTAGTTTGAGTTCATTTAGAAATAGTGTTACAAAGTTTGTTCACCAGATTGCACTGAAAAGTTGATTTTTCAACTGTACAATGTCctttaaaatcctttaaaaagaattattgttgatattttgacatttttaaattactACCATCTAATTTATCTTTACAgaataaaacatacatgtatAAAAACGCCATTATCGACTACAGGCAGCCAGTATCGGTCGGGTTGTATCTCTTACAAAGATAAACTAACTGTGGAAAACTAATAGATCAATGACTGACTGAAGTATCCTCCTTCCACAACGGCATGCAGGCTCTAAATGAAGGAAGTGTAAAACAGTAACCTGTGTTAACCTCCCTGTTGGCCCGTGTGCCAAGCAGGTGCAAAGTCTTGACATGACGTTACAAGACAGGTGGGTATAGCTGAATTGTTGTTTTAGCTCAGttcataatttaattataaaaggagagagagagagagagagagagagagacagagagagagagagcggttCCAACCGGTTGTGCCAGTAGCTGCTGgctgttttttcctctccctccctgcatGCAGAGGCATTGGGACGTTTTCCTGTTTTATAAGGCTGCTTGCTTCACTCGCTTTGTCTGTCCACGTTCAGAGATGGacgagaaagagaaagcaaggTGCACAGCGCTAAAAAGGATACTTGTCTTTCATTCTCCCtgcagaggggagagagaggaaaagggaggagGGTGTGAGTTTATTTTCACAAACTTGCAGCTACGTTTTTTGCCGACTGAAAGGGGAAGCAGGAGCCTCCCTCCCTGCATGTATCGTGCGAAAAAGGTTGGGAAACACCCCAGAGAGGTTATTGGTCTAGACAAACACTTTCACACCTAACAGGCAGTCACAATAAGAGTCTCCAGTACAACTCAACCGCATGCCTTTTGCTCGAGCGAGGAGGAAATCAAATGTAACATACGACAGGGTGTAACTTCATTGTCAGTTTACACTTAAATGAATTGTTgggagggatttttttttttttttaacaatcctTTCGATTTAACAACCACGCTGCATTGTTCTATTGTGGTCGATGTGGGgcaaaaatagtaaaacattGTGGTAGTTTACTCCACTTCTACTAAAGTATTTGTGGTTTCTTCTCTGCAGAAGACAATTTGCAGCAGTTTTTTGGTGACAATAAAACCCCAAGTTTCCACTTTCTGTCCGCTTTTCGCAATATTACAACGTGACATCGAAGTGTGGAGCGTTTTGTTCTGCTTTCTGGTATTTCAGCCTCCTATTTTTGCACCTTACAGAATTGATTTCATCTTCGGTTACACAGATATCACAATGTATAATTGTCATATTTCATAACGCATAAACAGCATATTATGATGTGTTACTGAGCCCCAGCTGGTCAAGTATTTCATTCTCTCCAGGTCTTAAAGGCTGCATTGCTGACTTTTGTTGTATAATTTTCTGAATTCAGTCTTTTACTTTCACTAAATCAACTGTTAGTGGATGTATACGTTGCCTGTTTGGCTGTCATACTACATTAAGTCACTGATACTGAGAAGTAAGGATATGACCCAGCCCTAAGCAGCGGAGGTCACACCTAGAATATagttaatttaattattaataaagaGATTTTAACTCAAAATTAAGAGATAACGTCCTGTCCTCTTGTCTAGCTGTCAGCCTTTGTCGATGGGGTTCATATTAATGCAGCTGTAACCAATATGACCCACGGACGAGGATTTACCTAAACAAACATTAGCCAATTAAGATAAATATCCTGTAATTAGTCCCAACCAGCAACAAGAGGAAAGCCCAGTTGATGCTTTGCCCAGTTCCCATCTTAAGCCAATTAAGCTAGCCATAATAATTCTGGCTTGAACCGGTCAGTAAACGCCTCTCGCTATTATAACACAGACAAAGCTGGCGTTTTAAGAAGATAACGAGCAGGTGTTGTTGTTTTAACCTTAGAGGGCTTTTTCATGACAAAAGGAATGCGGCATCTGTCTGAAGCTGCGGGCAGTTCAACGCATTTCAAACCGGCTAAAATCACAGAGGCGCGCAGTTGATTTTGAGATAAACTGGCGGAGTAATTAGCCTGTTATCGCCGGAGTTGTCTATTTGGTTTAAATTAAAGAGCGTGTTAATGAAGAGCGGCATCTGGCCGAGCACTGAGCCATCACTTCGGTAGCTGTAAGGTAGAAGTACAGGCGGGTTGTGTCGGGTGAAGCcgaaagctaacgttagccatgCCCGCTGATAAACTGTCAACTCCGCCAAGCTCCGGCTAACTTATCTCACTGACAGCGACAAAAAGACCGCAGAAAATCTCCAAGACAAAACATTGGCAAATAAAGCGCATACCTGACTCAAGTTTCCGTTAAAAGAACGCTTCCACCATACGGTTATTTTCTGTTTCGTTTGGCTTCTCTCCCGGGTTTTCTCGGCACTTTTTTTGGTCCAACCGACCCAACAGAAAACATGCGCGAGCGACTCGCAGGTCCTATCTCCCTTGCCGTCGCTACAACGGTTTGCGCATGCGTAGTGTCGAACACAACAGTCAACGAtacatgggaaatgtagtccaTAGGTACTATTGCGCAATTTTGGTCCAAACAGCGTTTTAGTGCTgctattttaaatttaattatttattcattcataattttaataatttaatatacaaatattgttACAATAGTGACATAAATGCAATTTTGAATAGAAATACTGAGTTAAAATGGATTAATGGGACAAAATAGGGAGTGTCACAAGTTAATGTGTGCATACAGAATAAATAATGTATGAGTCCCTTTTAGTTTGCTATTAGTGTTTCCTCTCGTAGGCTCTTTAGTGACACTGGTTTATGAGTTTATAAAGATGTTTTCCTCTCcataaaaattattattaaataaattattaatctGAAAGCTTTCTCTGCAGTTTGCTACACCAGAAATCCATTTTATATTCCATTAAAACGCATCTTGtaacctttctttttttattattgtttttatgtgcaaaacaatgacaaacactTGAGCTCAGGGGAAACATccataaatcaaatcaaatatataTGTCTAACAGAGCAAGTAGATCTGTGTCTATTGATCCAGAGTTGAGGGGGGTCAGCTTTACCCTTTAGCCTTTGTACAAGCCACTTTTAATATTTCAACCATATATTCACCCTTTCATTGTATACTGaccatttaaaaaattataaaagcagcaaaatctCCACAGGAATATTGTATCTTAATATTCTTTTCAGTGCTGTATGTACTGTTTCCTAGAATTTGGATCTCGTCtctctttgatttgattttatttgttgtttagttCAAGAGGGAGATGGATGACTCTTTGGAAAATGTTCACCTTCAAGTAGACAGCTACTGTATGAGGGTATAAATCTGTTTCGTAGGGGACaaaaaacaagtgaacaaaAGCTGCAGGATCAGCAAAACGTGTTAAACCTTAAATCTTTTGCCATTATCTTTACATAATGTCATCTGATGGGGGGAGGGGGACAAGCCAACATTCAgcagaaaatgtactttttctattttatcaCAAAAAAGGCCATTTTGCAGTCACCAGATTGCACATTATCTCAGACAGGTGTGTCCTAGAAAACCAGGATGAGGCCTGAAATTGCAGtctataaataatgttttttctttcagttttttgggGGGCGTCCTGTCACTTCAAAGCTCCACGAGGAGATTGAAACATAAAGGTGGACgtcaaattaaaggaaaaactaaaGGTGTATTAGTAACATGCTGGGTAGCCATAATATTAGCACAAATTCTCAAAGTTTCTGGACACTAGTGGAGGGAcaaacatctttcttttttaagatatcccctcattttgtgttttgatggtgGAGGAGAGTGCTGTCAAACATGTTGGTCCCATAAGTGTTTAACTGGGATGAGATCTGGTGCTTCTGCATGAAAGTATCTGCATTTAACGTGTTCcttcactcatttattcaagTTTTACCGTTTAATTTATCACCAGCCTCTATCTTATTGACACAGACACAACCGACTTAAGTCAATCAACCGAATATTTATTCAACATTAATACAAAAATCAGAACAATAACCtcaaataaatgacaataaactgtgACACATGAAAAGAAGATCTATAACATCCTAGTTGTTGAAGCTGATATGCAATATATGACCCAACTGCACTTTGACAAGTTGTGATCCAGAGTTTTGCTCGGCTTTACGGTCCCGTCTTCGCCTTCATCcttctgttgtttctttgtgtgttctccgtccatccatccatccatccatccgtccttGGTCTTTCTCCACCTCTCGCTCACAGAACAGGTCTGGGCTGCTGGGTGAGCAGAATACCGAAGCGTTTCTTCAGCATCACCCTGTGTCGGGAGAACTTGTCATCCGGGGAGAAGCGGGCCGGGTGGGCCGAGCTGGTGGGCTGCCCATCGGGTGCCACCTTCTGTTGGTGACAAAGAAGGAAGCAGaaggttattaaaaaaaagctcagttGATTTCAGTGCTGGAAGATATGaacaataaagatgtttttaaataataatatatcacatTTACTCAGGTTCACACCCATGTCAGtattctcaaatttgatttaTCCCAGAAATCGTTGTATGCTGACAGATTATCATTAAAACAGTGGATGTATTTGGTATTTTAGAATATGTATCTGCATATTGTGTAATATGTATGCAAGATTGCGATGTGGCACATATTTGGAACGGTCTACAATCACTTTAGAAAGAGGTTATTTTAACCTCTAATGCTTTTATCTTGTGTCATGCTTAAATTTTTATGTATATTAAAGCGtataagttgttttattttattcaatttcaTCGTGTATGTGAGTATGACCTGTGACGGCTCCcgtctgctgctgtgtgctctGTCAGTTACTGTGTCTACTCAGGTTTGTCTTCGAGGTGCCAGACGAGCCGATCGCAGTAATCCAACTAGATTTGGAGCCAAGTGCTCTACATGATATAAACGTCTCAGCTTCCAGCTTGGCTCGCTCTCTTGCCCACCAGCGCCTTggcctttgttttatttttactccacACATCCACGTGAACACTACTGACGTCACTGACTAACGCATCTCATATTCGAGGTTAccttacagtttgttttctttactaCAATAAATAACTTGTATTTATCGGCATTTGgtgtcttttcctgttttggtCATGGCCTATGGGCTGAGTAATGACAGGCCCATGTCCCACATTCGATcccatctgtgcaaatttttggttttgattgTCTTCTTGTCCTGGTTATTTGTATATTTGGATGTGCGTTGTGTGTTTGTAGGGTTTGGAAGATGTGGTATGCCCCCGCTatgaaacactgcagcagtCTCTTGTCACCAAGGTTACAAAGCAGATGATAAATTATAGATATGTACTGTGTATACCTCACAGTTGTCAGTGATGACAGAGCAATAATCCAAGTAGAACTGCAACTATTAGTTGATTAATGTGTTAgcagattgacagaaaatttatctgcaacaattttcataatcaaataattgttttagtaattttttaaagcaaaaatgtcaaagatataCTGGTACAAGATtcacaaatgtgaggattttatggttttctctgtcttctgtgATGATAAACTGGATATATTTAGGTTTTTGActgtctgacaaaacaagacatttgacaaCAGGTCAGCTTGGGCTTTGGGGAATAATAAAGAGCAttagattacatttttaataaaatctcTGTGGGGGGAAAGCAAATGTTGCAGTAGAAAACTTACCAGCATTATATATGAGATGTTagttaaatgtatgaaataaatgtatgaaactGTTGCATGCTGTTCTctatatcattataaattgaatattttgaggGGGTTTTTTGGCTCGCAAGCACTACGAAGACgagctttgttgttgttgtgttggatATGTGATGAAACTTTAATTTAATGACCATTAAAATAACGTTCAGTATAGCCAAAGATATCAGActgtctttgttgttatttcatGTAGTAGCCGCTGAAAGAGATTAAATGGAAAGACTGCTGATTAGGCTTACATTGATGACAACcgttttattttcttctgtgtttgattttgagAAGTTTTGTTTAAGTTTAATAAGAAAACTACAAGACAGAAGCTAACGGTCTGAAGTCCCTGTTAGCTAAGTTTATACCAACTTGTATCAACGTTGATTGAAAGCAAAGAGACGatttcatttattcaaataaaattcagCACATTCATTACTTTAATAATGAAGCTAAACATATTTATAGAGAATTAGTTGGATTTGAGGGATGTAAACATAAGGTTACCTTCAGGGTGTAGACTCTGTCCCCGTTTTCATTTAAGTGATACTGCAGAAACATCTCGACGAAATTCTTGTTTTACAGCTTCAGAGgctaaaaaaatatcaaacaggTCGTTTTTATATCGAGAAAACAAAAAGTCTGTAGGCTACACGTCCGTTATCGCCTCGTTTTCCACGTGCGGCGAAGTTTCTCCTCGTTTGGGTAGCAGACCGGATATCCGGTTTAGCGTGCGAGGCGCGTAGCATTCTGGGAAATTGAGTGTCTTAAAAATAACAGGTATTTAAATTATTGTCTCTGCAAAACTGGATTTTTTAAAGCTTAAAGGTTGATTCTTGACCTTGATAACAGTAATTCTTCACATAATTTCactaatttttatttttttattcgGTCCTTATTTTAAAAGTGTTACAAAAGAATTCACGTATAGATCAATCATAACAGATTATATCAAATAAACgagaaaataaactttattgacTGAAAAGGTGCAGGCTGAAGTTTTAGTTTGTTATTCTTATCATTTTAcctcaaacaaacaatataaaacaatagtcccaaaatacaaaatcaaacttttcattcatcattatgTTCAAACTTGAGGTTTTTGTTTACTATGTTTTAGTTACTAAATTTCTTCTGGGGACTTTCAGCCACATCACACagtggagtttgctcagttgccaTGGGGATGAGTTGTTATCACGTGACCCAACTATAgaactttttaaatttacatttaatattaatatagataaaaatatcaagaaaatgtaatatttttacttCAAATGCTCAAGGattgaaattttaaataaatatatcaagAAATAGTCTCAACTgatcattttatgctacttcatAATCAAAAATATCTCAATACAATCTAATCAGACATGTCGTCTAATTGAAGGGTCCATATGAGACATAATTATTAAGCATGTATGTGAATTACTGGTTGTTTTATTCTGCAGCTGTAAATAATCTATTTGAATCAGTACACATATATAAGAATATATCTGCtatactgtaattaaaaaaacatacaagtaaattaaaatagatttacaaaacagtaacaaatgtcagtttgtgaGACAGAGTTTAGTTAGTTTGGAATGTTTATATTCAGAATATTATTTGTAAgtaaacagaataaaaccaagaatcaagtttatatttaaaacagAAGCTGATACAAACTGATTTTGAAGACACTTTTACAGGATTTGTT
This genomic interval carries:
- the nop10 gene encoding H/ACA ribonucleoprotein complex subunit 3, with amino-acid sequence MFLQYHLNENGDRVYTLKKVAPDGQPTSSAHPARFSPDDKFSRHRVMLKKRFGILLTQQPRPVL